The following are from one region of the Oncorhynchus keta strain PuntledgeMale-10-30-2019 unplaced genomic scaffold, Oket_V2 Un_contig_29610_pilon_pilon, whole genome shotgun sequence genome:
- the LOC118383116 gene encoding oocyte zinc finger protein XlCOF6-like isoform X1 translates to MSKQQLLTVFIAKRLISAAVNIFGIEERWIAQYQEPLAAVTVEIMAAVETTIEQELSSSKQEIERLRRLLLELGADPQQLTVPEEEVPPEQQHCEQEWSPSLGQQDTEPTQIKEEQEELGTSPEELGTSPEELGTSQEELGTSQEELGTSQEEEQLHRLESDSTDVVEFIFTAPPCVEKYSDRDRERERDSLPTNTTEQIQTEPNGEDYRVSEPTSDSLLLSAVNPHCSAAHSEIIVSVDEDESEEPVLKTLKSRRTQAEKRQSSQVCTEAKTPSELKEPLKSHANKKPFKCPVCSKRYQTRGGLKTHQRIHSTENNHHCKKCGKSFNLLQQWKKHMKNHTEEESPTCHVCSKSFKLPNHLKTHMRCHTGEKSSQCPTCEKHFKSAKELEIHQRIHTGEKPYRCPTCEKHFKSAKDLKKHQRIHIEDQLYQCPTCEKHFKSKYNLKHHKKIHTEEKSYRCNDCVKCYRTKTGLEEHVRTHTGEKPFKCSVCEKCFTSTTILRRHERTHSGEKPHGCTQCNKRFPVKSDLVKHMRTHTGEKPFSCKECDKCFSHNISLRLHMRTHTGVKPYSCKECGKCFSVNSNLRTHMKIHTGEKSFCCQECGKCFRHKISLRLHMMTHSGGENLHGCSQCNKRFPIKSLLVKHMMTHTGEKSNSCKACGKCFLHNISLRLHMRMHTGEKSYTCKACGKCFQNKMVLTRHMRTHRGENPYKCPLCVSSLMSSNELKHIYLGEKPETDQPETPSCLCSDCGKRFPTMKTLRDHTRTTHEERRHPCSVCGDFFMSLGSLKVHQKIHTGEKPHQCSVCGKYFAL, encoded by the exons ATGTCGAAACAACAGTTGTTGACTGTGTTTATAGCCAAGCGATTAATATCGGCAGCCGTGAACATATTTGGGATAGAGGAAAGGTGGATAGCCCAGTACCAGGAGCCACTAGCAGCAGTGACTGTTGAGATAATGGCGGCGGTGGAAACGACGATTGAACAAGAGCTCTCTAGTTCAAAGCAGGAGATTGAACGTCTACGGAGGCTTCTTCTGGAGTTGGGAGCAG ACCCCCAGCAGCTAACTGTCCCTGAAGAGGAGGTTCCCCCTGAGCAGCAGCACTGTGAGCAGGAGTGGAGCCCCAGTCTGGGGCAGCAGGACACAGAGCCCACACAGAttaaagaggaacaggaggaactCGGGACGAGTCCGGAGGAACTCGGGACGAGTCCGGAGGAACTCGGGACGAGTCAGGAGGAACTCGGGACGAGTCAGGAGGAACTCGGGACGagtcaggaggaagagcagcttcaCAGACTTGAGTCTGATTCCACAGATGTTGTAGAGTTCATATTTACTGCTCCTCCCTGTGTGGAAAAGTACTCTGatcgggacagagagagagagagggactctcTACCCACCAACACAACTGAACAGATCCAAACAGAACCTAATGGAGAGGACTACAGAGTATCAGAACCAACCAGTgactctctgctcctctctgcagTAAATCCACACTGTTCTGCAGCTCACAGTGAAATCATTGTAAGTGTGGATGAGGATGAGAGCGAGGAACCGGTGTTAAAAACCCTCAAATCAAGGAGGACACAGGCAGAGAAACGACAAAGCTCTCAAGTCTGCACTGAGGCCAAGACACCCAGTGAGCTGAAAGAACCATTAAAGTCTCACGCAAATAAGAAACCGTTCAAATGTCCTGTGTGCAGTAAACGCTATCAGACACGAGGCGGTTTAAAAACGCATCAGAGGATTCACTCAACTGAAAATAATCATCACTGCAAGAAATGTGGCAAATCATTTAACTTGTTGCAACAATGGAAGAAACATATGAAGAATCACACAGAGGAGGAATCACCGACGTGTCACGTGTGCAGTAAAAGTTTTAAACTACCAAACCATCTGAAAACTCATATGAGATGCCACACGGGAGAGAAATCCAGTCAGTGTCCGACATGTGAAAAACACTTTAAATCAGCGAAAGAGCTCGAGATTCACCAGAGAATTCACACGGGAGAGAAACCATATCGATGTCCGACATGTGAAAAACACTTTAAATCAGCGAAAGACCTAAAGAAACACCAGAGAATTCACATTGAAGATCAACTGTACCAGTGTCCAACATGTGAAAAACACTTTAAATCAAAGTACAACCTTAAACACCACAAGAAAATTCACACAGAAGAGAAATCGTATCGCTGCAATGATTGTGTCAAGTGCTACAGGACAAAGACGGGCTTAGAAGAGCACGTGAGGactcacacaggggagaaacctttTAAGTGTTCGGTGTGTGAAAAGTGCTTTACTTCAACAACCATTCTAAGACGCCACGAGAGAACTCACAGTGGAGAGAAACCGCACGGATGCACACAATGCAACAAACGCTTCCCTGTCAAGTCAGACCTGGTTAAACACATGAGAacgcacacaggggagaaaccgttTAGCTGTAAAGAATGTGACAAATGTTTCAGTCATAACATTAGCCTGAGACTGCACATGAGAACTCACACAGGGGTGAAACCGTACAGCTGCAAAGAATGTGGCAAATGTTTTTCTGTTAACAGTAACCTGAGAACGCACATGaaaattcacacaggagagaaatcgtTTTGTTGCCAAGAATGTGGTAAATGTTTCCGGCATAAAATTAGCCTGAGACTGCAcatgatgactcacagtggtggAGAGAATCTTCACGGATGTTCTCAATGCAACAAACGGTTCCCCATCAAATCTCTCCTGGTTAAACACATGAtgacacacacaggggagaaatctAATAGCTGCAAAGCCTGTGGCAAATGTTTCCTTCATAACATTAGCCTGAGACTGCACATGAGAAtgcacacaggggagaaatcaTATACCTGCAAAGCGTGTGGCAAATGTTTCCAAAACAAGATGGTTCTGACGAGGCATATGAgaactcacagaggagagaatcCATATAAATGTCCTCTTTGTGTCAGTTCCCTTATGTCATCAAATGAACTAAAACATATCTACTTGGGAGAGAAACCAGAGACCGACCAACCAGAGACTCCATCGTGCCTCTGCAGCGATTGTGGCAAACGCTTCCCAACGATGAAAACCCTGAGAGACCACACGAGGACCACACATGAAGAAAGAAGGCATCCGTGTTCTGTTTGTGGAGATTTCTTTATGTCGTTGGGTTCTCTTAAAGTTCACCAGAAAATACACACGGGAGAGAAACCCCACCAGTGTTCTGTTTGTGGGAAATATTTTGCATTGTAG
- the LOC118383116 gene encoding oocyte zinc finger protein XlCOF6-like isoform X2, translated as MSKQQLLTVFIAKRLISAAVNIFGIEERWIAQYQEPLAAVTVEIMAAVETTIEQELSSSKQEIERLRRLLLELGADPQQLTVPEEEVPPEQQHCEQEWSPSLGQQDTEPTQIKEEQEELGTSPEELGTSQEELGTSQEEEQLHRLESDSTDVVEFIFTAPPCVEKYSDRDRERERDSLPTNTTEQIQTEPNGEDYRVSEPTSDSLLLSAVNPHCSAAHSEIIVSVDEDESEEPVLKTLKSRRTQAEKRQSSQVCTEAKTPSELKEPLKSHANKKPFKCPVCSKRYQTRGGLKTHQRIHSTENNHHCKKCGKSFNLLQQWKKHMKNHTEEESPTCHVCSKSFKLPNHLKTHMRCHTGEKSSQCPTCEKHFKSAKELEIHQRIHTGEKPYRCPTCEKHFKSAKDLKKHQRIHIEDQLYQCPTCEKHFKSKYNLKHHKKIHTEEKSYRCNDCVKCYRTKTGLEEHVRTHTGEKPFKCSVCEKCFTSTTILRRHERTHSGEKPHGCTQCNKRFPVKSDLVKHMRTHTGEKPFSCKECDKCFSHNISLRLHMRTHTGVKPYSCKECGKCFSVNSNLRTHMKIHTGEKSFCCQECGKCFRHKISLRLHMMTHSGGENLHGCSQCNKRFPIKSLLVKHMMTHTGEKSNSCKACGKCFLHNISLRLHMRMHTGEKSYTCKACGKCFQNKMVLTRHMRTHRGENPYKCPLCVSSLMSSNELKHIYLGEKPETDQPETPSCLCSDCGKRFPTMKTLRDHTRTTHEERRHPCSVCGDFFMSLGSLKVHQKIHTGEKPHQCSVCGKYFAL; from the exons ATGTCGAAACAACAGTTGTTGACTGTGTTTATAGCCAAGCGATTAATATCGGCAGCCGTGAACATATTTGGGATAGAGGAAAGGTGGATAGCCCAGTACCAGGAGCCACTAGCAGCAGTGACTGTTGAGATAATGGCGGCGGTGGAAACGACGATTGAACAAGAGCTCTCTAGTTCAAAGCAGGAGATTGAACGTCTACGGAGGCTTCTTCTGGAGTTGGGAGCAG ACCCCCAGCAGCTAACTGTCCCTGAAGAGGAGGTTCCCCCTGAGCAGCAGCACTGTGAGCAGGAGTGGAGCCCCAGTCTGGGGCAGCAGGACACAGAGCCCACACAGAttaaagaggaacaggaggaactCGGGACGAGTCC GGAGGAACTCGGGACGAGTCAGGAGGAACTCGGGACGagtcaggaggaagagcagcttcaCAGACTTGAGTCTGATTCCACAGATGTTGTAGAGTTCATATTTACTGCTCCTCCCTGTGTGGAAAAGTACTCTGatcgggacagagagagagagagggactctcTACCCACCAACACAACTGAACAGATCCAAACAGAACCTAATGGAGAGGACTACAGAGTATCAGAACCAACCAGTgactctctgctcctctctgcagTAAATCCACACTGTTCTGCAGCTCACAGTGAAATCATTGTAAGTGTGGATGAGGATGAGAGCGAGGAACCGGTGTTAAAAACCCTCAAATCAAGGAGGACACAGGCAGAGAAACGACAAAGCTCTCAAGTCTGCACTGAGGCCAAGACACCCAGTGAGCTGAAAGAACCATTAAAGTCTCACGCAAATAAGAAACCGTTCAAATGTCCTGTGTGCAGTAAACGCTATCAGACACGAGGCGGTTTAAAAACGCATCAGAGGATTCACTCAACTGAAAATAATCATCACTGCAAGAAATGTGGCAAATCATTTAACTTGTTGCAACAATGGAAGAAACATATGAAGAATCACACAGAGGAGGAATCACCGACGTGTCACGTGTGCAGTAAAAGTTTTAAACTACCAAACCATCTGAAAACTCATATGAGATGCCACACGGGAGAGAAATCCAGTCAGTGTCCGACATGTGAAAAACACTTTAAATCAGCGAAAGAGCTCGAGATTCACCAGAGAATTCACACGGGAGAGAAACCATATCGATGTCCGACATGTGAAAAACACTTTAAATCAGCGAAAGACCTAAAGAAACACCAGAGAATTCACATTGAAGATCAACTGTACCAGTGTCCAACATGTGAAAAACACTTTAAATCAAAGTACAACCTTAAACACCACAAGAAAATTCACACAGAAGAGAAATCGTATCGCTGCAATGATTGTGTCAAGTGCTACAGGACAAAGACGGGCTTAGAAGAGCACGTGAGGactcacacaggggagaaacctttTAAGTGTTCGGTGTGTGAAAAGTGCTTTACTTCAACAACCATTCTAAGACGCCACGAGAGAACTCACAGTGGAGAGAAACCGCACGGATGCACACAATGCAACAAACGCTTCCCTGTCAAGTCAGACCTGGTTAAACACATGAGAacgcacacaggggagaaaccgttTAGCTGTAAAGAATGTGACAAATGTTTCAGTCATAACATTAGCCTGAGACTGCACATGAGAACTCACACAGGGGTGAAACCGTACAGCTGCAAAGAATGTGGCAAATGTTTTTCTGTTAACAGTAACCTGAGAACGCACATGaaaattcacacaggagagaaatcgtTTTGTTGCCAAGAATGTGGTAAATGTTTCCGGCATAAAATTAGCCTGAGACTGCAcatgatgactcacagtggtggAGAGAATCTTCACGGATGTTCTCAATGCAACAAACGGTTCCCCATCAAATCTCTCCTGGTTAAACACATGAtgacacacacaggggagaaatctAATAGCTGCAAAGCCTGTGGCAAATGTTTCCTTCATAACATTAGCCTGAGACTGCACATGAGAAtgcacacaggggagaaatcaTATACCTGCAAAGCGTGTGGCAAATGTTTCCAAAACAAGATGGTTCTGACGAGGCATATGAgaactcacagaggagagaatcCATATAAATGTCCTCTTTGTGTCAGTTCCCTTATGTCATCAAATGAACTAAAACATATCTACTTGGGAGAGAAACCAGAGACCGACCAACCAGAGACTCCATCGTGCCTCTGCAGCGATTGTGGCAAACGCTTCCCAACGATGAAAACCCTGAGAGACCACACGAGGACCACACATGAAGAAAGAAGGCATCCGTGTTCTGTTTGTGGAGATTTCTTTATGTCGTTGGGTTCTCTTAAAGTTCACCAGAAAATACACACGGGAGAGAAACCCCACCAGTGTTCTGTTTGTGGGAAATATTTTGCATTGTAG
- the arl6ip1 gene encoding ADP-ribosylation factor-like protein 6-interacting protein 1, whose translation MIYYLDPSVLTGLSCTVMLLCLADYLVPTLAPRIFGSNKWSSEQQQRFHEICGNLVKTQRRILGWWKRLFSLKEEKPKMYFASVISSLVTVAWMGQQVHNLFLTYLIVSFLLLLPGLNQHGVISKYAGMAKREINKLLKQKEKKNE comes from the exons ATGATCTACTACCTGGACCCCTCGGTGCTGACCGGCCTGTCCTGCACTGTCATGCTGCTGTGTCTGGCTGACTACCTGGTGCCTACCCTCGCACCCCGCATCTTCGGATCCAACAAGTG gtctTCAGAGCAGCAGCAGCGTTTCCATGAGATCTGTGGTAACCTGGTGAAGACTCAGCGTCGCATCCTGGGCTGGTGGAAAAGACTCTTCTCACTCAAGGAGGAGAAACCCAAGATG TACTTTGCGTCGGTGATCAGCAGTCTGGTGACGGTGGCCTGGATGGGACAGCAAGTCCACAACCTTTTCCTCACCTACCTGATCG TGAGTTTCCTGCTCCTGCTTCCTGGTCTGAACCAGCATGGCGTCATAAGCAAGTATGCTGGCATGGCCAAGAGAGAGATCAACAAACTGCTGAaacagaaggagaagaagaacgagtag
- the LOC127923414 gene encoding uncharacterized protein LOC127923414: MLFSRGLASSMSKNRDTAVVTVGFGQGSKVDSVPMGSRMTHIPEALTGQRGPGNPQSSGPRHGRLMHQSTLSLGDPQGSGTSYTTTHTQSYCGREADGQPLLFFPRDPAYPSQHTSQLNLSHTSTSQSQTHSRDIHNPKDIIPFNVLHRLGQSNWSRNREGEAMREVTNPKEPTPYWTTYRSEHRSPSPSPSPHDPTGRPTLWHQHDILTGETRTPAGPGNPRRQSGERVLWATRRWETDCCSLRLY, encoded by the exons ATGTTGTTTTCCAGGGGACTGGCCAGCAGTATGTCTAAGAACCGGGACACAGCTGTGGTGACAGTAGGCTTCGGTCAGGGTAGTAAGGTGGATAGTGTGCCCATGGGCAGCCGGATGACCCACATCCCAGAGGCCTTGACTGGGCAGCGGGGTCCAGGCAATCCCCAGTCTTCAGGCCCGAGGCATGGGCGTCTGATGCACCAGAGCACCCTGTCACTAGGGGACCCACAGGGATCTGGGACCAgctacacaaccacacacactcaG AGTTACTGTGGGCGGGAGGCCGATGGCCAACCTCTGCTCTTCTTTCCCCGAGATCCCGCCTACCCCTCCCAGCACACCAGTCAGCTGAACCTGAGTCACACATCCACCAGCcaatcacagacacacagcagagacATCCATAACCCCAAAGACATCATCCCG ttCAATGTTCTTCATAGGCTGGGTCAGAGTAATTGGTCTCGTAATCGCGAGGGTGAGGCCATGAGAGAGGTGACCAATCCCAAGGAGCCCACCCCCTACTGGACGACCTATCGCAGTGAGCACAGGAGTCCTAGCCCCTCTCCCTCACCACACGACCCCACTGGTAGACCCACACTGTGGCATCAACATGATATACTGACAG gtgagaccaggactCCAGCAGGTCCAGGTAACCCTAGGAGACAGTCTGGAGAGAGAGTCCTGTGGGCAACACGACGCTGGGAGACGGACTGCTGTTCCCTCCGACTCTACTAA